Proteins from a single region of Streptococcus oralis:
- the nrdD gene encoding anaerobic ribonucleoside-triphosphate reductase, whose translation MIVLEEKLATVPTLFVEKRDGRRVVFDVDKIDKALHKAAEKVIDLTPLVEKRLNGLVERIVTEIHSRFPQGVKIYEIQNVVEHELLEAKEYALAEEYITYRTQRDFERSKATDINFSIHKLLNKDQAVVNENANKDSDVFNTQRDLTAGIVGKSIGLQMLPKHVANAHQKGDIHYHDLDYSPYTPMTNCCLIDFKGMLENGFKIGNAEVESPKSIQTATAQISQIIANVASSQYGGCSADRIDEVLAPYAEKNYQKHLKDAEEWVLPEKREDYGWKKTQKDIYDAMQSLEYEINTLFTSNGQTPFTSLGFGLGTNRFEREIQKAILNIRIKGLGSEHRTAIFPKLIFTLKRGLNLEEGTPNYDIKQLALECATKRMYPDVLSYDKIIELTGSFKVPMGCRSFLQGWKDENGVEVNSGRMNLGVVTVNLPRIALESEGDLNKFWEIFNERMNIAEDALVYRVERTKEATPANAPILYQYGAFGRRLGKEESVDQLFKNRRATVSLGYIGLYEVATVFFGNSWESNPEAKEFTLEIIRDMKRRVEEWSDQYGYHFSIYSTPSESLTDRFCRLDTEKFGSIPDITDKEYYTNSFHYDVRKNPTPFEKLDFEKVYPEAGASGGFIHYCEYPVLQQNPKALEAVWDYAYDRVGYLGTNTPIDRCYKCDFEGDFEPTERGFACPNCGNSDPKTVDVVKRTCGYLGNPQARPMVNGRHKEIAARVKHMNGSTIKTAGHEVTN comes from the coding sequence ATGATTGTATTAGAAGAAAAGCTTGCAACCGTTCCCACCTTGTTTGTTGAAAAACGAGATGGTAGACGTGTAGTGTTTGATGTAGACAAGATTGACAAGGCTCTCCACAAGGCGGCAGAAAAAGTTATAGACCTTACGCCTCTAGTAGAAAAACGCCTAAATGGTCTAGTTGAAAGAATCGTGACTGAAATTCACAGTCGCTTCCCTCAAGGTGTCAAGATTTATGAAATTCAAAATGTCGTAGAACATGAACTCCTTGAAGCCAAAGAATATGCGCTGGCTGAGGAGTATATCACTTATCGGACACAGAGGGATTTTGAGCGCTCAAAAGCGACAGATATTAACTTTAGTATCCATAAGCTGCTCAATAAAGACCAAGCCGTTGTCAATGAAAATGCTAATAAAGACAGTGATGTTTTTAATACCCAGCGTGATTTGACAGCAGGGATTGTTGGGAAATCAATCGGATTGCAAATGCTTCCTAAGCACGTAGCCAATGCTCATCAAAAAGGGGATATCCACTATCATGACTTGGACTACAGCCCCTACACTCCGATGACTAACTGCTGTTTGATTGATTTTAAAGGCATGCTGGAGAATGGTTTTAAGATTGGAAATGCAGAGGTAGAGAGTCCCAAGTCTATCCAGACTGCGACAGCTCAGATTTCCCAAATCATCGCCAATGTTGCTTCTAGTCAGTACGGGGGCTGTTCAGCCGACCGTATCGATGAAGTCTTGGCGCCTTATGCAGAGAAGAATTACCAAAAACACCTCAAGGATGCGGAAGAATGGGTTTTGCCTGAGAAACGGGAAGATTACGGTTGGAAGAAAACTCAAAAAGATATCTATGATGCCATGCAATCTCTTGAGTATGAAATCAACACCCTCTTCACTTCAAATGGACAAACACCTTTTACTTCGCTCGGTTTTGGATTAGGAACTAATCGTTTTGAGCGGGAAATTCAAAAAGCTATCTTAAACATCCGAATCAAGGGACTTGGTTCAGAACACCGTACAGCTATCTTCCCTAAACTTATCTTTACATTAAAAAGAGGCCTCAACTTAGAAGAGGGGACTCCAAACTATGACATCAAACAGTTGGCCCTCGAGTGTGCAACCAAGCGGATGTACCCTGATGTCTTGTCCTACGATAAGATTATCGAACTGACTGGTTCTTTCAAGGTTCCTATGGGTTGTCGCTCCTTCCTCCAAGGCTGGAAAGATGAAAATGGCGTTGAGGTCAATTCAGGTCGGATGAATCTAGGTGTTGTGACGGTCAATTTGCCTCGTATCGCCCTCGAGTCTGAAGGAGATCTGAATAAGTTCTGGGAAATCTTCAACGAACGTATGAATATAGCAGAAGATGCTCTGGTTTACCGTGTTGAACGGACCAAGGAAGCAACACCAGCGAATGCCCCAATCCTCTATCAGTACGGGGCCTTCGGACGCCGTCTCGGAAAAGAAGAAAGTGTTGACCAACTCTTTAAGAATCGCCGTGCGACAGTTTCACTGGGCTACATTGGTTTGTACGAAGTGGCTACTGTCTTCTTTGGAAACAGCTGGGAAAGTAATCCAGAAGCCAAGGAATTCACACTGGAAATCATTCGCGATATGAAACGTCGTGTGGAAGAGTGGTCTGACCAATATGGTTACCATTTCTCTATCTACTCCACACCGTCTGAAAGTCTGACAGACCGCTTCTGTCGCTTGGATACAGAGAAGTTCGGCTCTATTCCTGATATTACGGATAAGGAATACTACACCAACTCTTTCCACTACGATGTCCGGAAAAATCCAACACCGTTTGAAAAATTAGACTTTGAGAAAGTTTATCCAGAAGCAGGTGCGTCAGGTGGTTTCATCCATTATTGTGAGTATCCAGTTCTTCAACAAAATCCTAAAGCCCTGGAAGCTGTTTGGGACTATGCCTATGACCGTGTCGGCTATCTAGGGACCAATACTCCGATTGATCGTTGCTACAAGTGTGACTTTGAAGGGGATTTTGAACCAACTGAGCGAGGATTCGCTTGTCCAAACTGTGGCAATAGCGACCCTAAAACAGTAGACGTGGTCAAACGTACGTGTGGTTATCTGGGAAATCCTCAAGCGCGTCCAATGGTTAATGGACGCCACAAGGAAATCGCTGCGCGTGTCAAACACATGAACGGTTCAACCATTAAAACAGCCGGACATGAAGTAACAAATTAG
- a CDS encoding GNAT family N-acetyltransferase translates to MILRRPTLADKETVLEMMAEFEQTQSAHDGGFWDAENFVYEEWLKNNQDHEMGINLPEGWVPDIQLVAFSIDGQAVGFLNIRLCLNDFLLEEGGHIGYSIRPSKRGKGYAKEALRQGLQVAKGKNIKKALVTCSTENPASRAVILANGGELEDVRNGTERYWIDVD, encoded by the coding sequence ATGATACTACGCAGACCAACATTGGCAGATAAAGAAACAGTTTTAGAGATGATGGCAGAGTTTGAACAGACTCAATCAGCCCACGATGGCGGATTTTGGGATGCTGAGAATTTTGTTTATGAAGAGTGGTTAAAAAACAATCAGGATCATGAAATGGGGATTAATTTGCCTGAAGGGTGGGTGCCTGATATTCAGTTAGTCGCTTTTTCGATAGATGGTCAAGCTGTAGGATTTCTCAATATCCGCTTGTGCCTCAATGACTTCTTATTGGAAGAAGGTGGACATATTGGCTACTCCATCCGCCCTTCTAAAAGAGGTAAAGGTTATGCCAAAGAAGCTCTCCGACAAGGCTTGCAAGTCGCCAAGGGAAAGAACATCAAAAAAGCGCTTGTGACCTGTAGCACAGAAAATCCAGCAAGCCGAGCTGTTATCTTAGCTAATGGTGGGGAGTTGGAGGATGTTCGAAACGGAACGGAGCGCTATTGGATTGATGTCGATTAA
- a CDS encoding GNAT family N-acetyltransferase, with amino-acid sequence MELRRPTLEDKEAILEMIAEFDAAKSYIHGGMGSAWKRAKDYEDCLKIVEQQEDAANLPVGWVPAIKFLSFDETGLPLGFLALRLSLNDKLFVEGGHIGYSIRPSQRGKGYGKEQLRLGLAEARKQGLERVLITCDEDNEASRRTILSAGGVYENTIDRSQRYWIELE; translated from the coding sequence ATGGAGCTAAGACGACCAACTTTGGAAGATAAAGAAGCGATATTAGAGATGATTGCGGAGTTCGATGCAGCAAAATCCTATATACACGGTGGCATGGGCTCCGCTTGGAAGCGAGCAAAGGATTATGAGGATTGTTTAAAGATTGTAGAGCAGCAAGAGGATGCTGCCAACCTGCCAGTAGGCTGGGTTCCTGCAATCAAATTTTTATCCTTTGATGAGACTGGCTTACCTTTGGGATTTTTAGCCCTGCGCTTGTCCTTGAATGACAAATTATTTGTGGAAGGCGGTCATATTGGCTATTCTATCCGTCCCAGTCAACGAGGCAAAGGATATGGGAAGGAGCAGTTGAGATTAGGACTAGCGGAGGCTCGAAAGCAAGGATTGGAACGAGTGCTGATTACCTGCGATGAAGACAACGAAGCCAGCCGCCGCACGATTCTCTCCGCTGGCGGTGTTTACGAAAATACAATCGATAGAAGTCAGCGCTACTGGATAGAGTTGGAGTAG
- a CDS encoding iron-containing alcohol dehydrogenase → MATFYVPSVNLIGKGVVNEVGPYIKELGYKKALLVTDKFIEGSDILPKVLKPLDAEGVEYVIFSDVEPNPTCKNVTDGVAALKEHGCDFIISLGGGSPQDAASCISIIATNGGKPQDYEGLHKSAKKGLPVVAINTTAGTSAEITINYVITDEERKVKMVMVDKNSLALISVNDPELMLSKPKGLTAATGMDALTHAVEALVTPGAYNVTKKLSIGAIELIKEYLPRAVANGQDIEAREGMVNAIFLGGMSFNNAGLGYVHSMAHQLGAVYNLPHGVCCAMLLPVVERENAKRVPEAFRNVAKALGLHVEGKTDQECADYAIAEIEKLSETVGIPKKLTELGIQEKDFDFDYLSKNALIDACAPGNPFMPTLEETIALYKELF, encoded by the coding sequence ATGGCTACATTTTACGTTCCATCAGTTAACCTTATTGGTAAAGGTGTTGTAAATGAAGTAGGTCCGTATATCAAGGAACTAGGGTATAAGAAGGCCCTTTTGGTGACAGATAAGTTCATCGAAGGCAGTGATATTTTACCTAAGGTCCTAAAACCATTAGATGCTGAAGGGGTCGAATATGTGATCTTTAGCGATGTGGAGCCAAATCCGACTTGCAAGAACGTCACAGATGGAGTGGCTGCCCTGAAAGAGCATGGATGTGACTTCATCATCAGTCTTGGGGGAGGGTCTCCACAGGATGCGGCTAGCTGTATCTCTATCATCGCCACAAATGGTGGAAAACCACAGGACTACGAAGGTCTTCACAAGTCTGCTAAAAAAGGCTTGCCAGTGGTTGCAATCAATACAACAGCTGGAACTTCTGCAGAAATCACGATTAACTATGTTATTACTGACGAAGAACGCAAGGTCAAGATGGTAATGGTTGATAAGAACAGCCTCGCCCTCATCTCTGTCAATGATCCAGAACTCATGCTTTCAAAACCGAAAGGATTGACAGCGGCGACAGGTATGGATGCTCTTACCCATGCTGTCGAAGCCTTGGTAACACCAGGTGCTTATAATGTGACCAAGAAACTCTCTATCGGAGCTATTGAACTCATCAAAGAGTATCTTCCTCGTGCTGTGGCAAATGGCCAAGATATTGAAGCGCGTGAGGGTATGGTCAATGCTATCTTCCTCGGTGGTATGAGCTTTAACAATGCTGGTTTGGGCTATGTTCATTCTATGGCTCACCAACTCGGTGCGGTATATAACTTGCCACATGGTGTCTGCTGTGCCATGCTTCTCCCAGTTGTAGAACGTGAAAATGCCAAGCGTGTACCAGAAGCTTTCCGCAATGTAGCCAAGGCCTTGGGACTCCATGTTGAAGGAAAAACAGACCAAGAATGTGCGGACTATGCTATTGCTGAAATTGAGAAACTGTCTGAAACAGTAGGTATTCCGAAGAAACTCACTGAACTCGGTATCCAAGAAAAAGACTTTGATTTTGACTACCTTTCTAAGAATGCTTTGATCGATGCATGTGCGCCAGGCAATCCATTCATGCCAACTCTAGAAGAGACCATTGCTCTTTATAAAGAACTCTTTTAA
- the nrdG gene encoding anaerobic ribonucleoside-triphosphate reductase activating protein → MTWNTPKPGEWKSEELSQGRIIDYKAFNFVDGEGVRNSLYVAGCMFHCEGCYNVATWSFNAGIPYTEELEEQIMEDLAQPYVQGLTLLGGEPFLNTGILLPLVKRIRKELPDKDIWSWTGYTWEEMMLETPDKLELLSLIDILVDGRYDKSKRNLMLQFRGSSNQRIIDVQKSLKSGQIVIWDKLNDGKESYEQVKRE, encoded by the coding sequence ATGACATGGAATACACCAAAACCAGGAGAGTGGAAGAGTGAGGAACTGAGTCAAGGGCGCATCATCGACTACAAGGCTTTTAACTTTGTTGATGGAGAAGGCGTGCGCAACTCCCTCTACGTAGCAGGTTGTATGTTCCACTGTGAGGGCTGTTATAATGTTGCGACTTGGTCATTCAATGCAGGCATTCCTTATACAGAAGAGTTAGAAGAACAGATTATGGAAGACCTTGCCCAGCCCTATGTTCAAGGCTTGACCTTGCTAGGAGGAGAACCTTTTCTCAATACGGGGATTCTCTTGCCCCTCGTTAAACGCATTCGTAAGGAATTGCCAGATAAAGACATCTGGTCCTGGACAGGTTATACTTGGGAAGAAATGATGCTGGAGACTCCAGACAAGCTGGAACTCTTGTCGTTGATTGACATCCTTGTCGATGGTCGTTATGACAAAAGCAAGCGCAATCTCATGCTCCAGTTCCGAGGTTCCTCTAATCAGCGGATTATTGATGTGCAAAAATCCCTCAAAAGTGGGCAAATAGTTATTTGGGACAAGCTCAATGACGGAAAAGAAAGCTATGAACAGGTGAAGAGAGAATGA
- a CDS encoding damage-inducible protein CinA: MNVYGKIDEKQEESHYQDWSVPEKREGAPIPFFSILLWSLVATAISVALPFIFGLISPQQSQDLYTGWALHQNGQMYTDYFGTEGLLYYVLTYLFQGSILIALVEWLALFGAGVFLFKAADTLVGQEKEAKRVVFILYLLVAGLAFGGGYALLLALPFLFYSLSIVTNYLAFPKDDKGFVRVGMSLALAFFLAPIPTALFAAVLALGIIGFNLGKGHFVHGLYQFFASALGFSLLFYPLGYYTVWTGSFGDAISQTLYPVNTLSLFSNSHLLENAAFYGLLAIGLGSLGLLFAGLFQSKPAKQYALSIAASLGLMVSLGILILSKETINGTRLVVLIPFLVLLLLTGIKEDVSDGGSRRRRRREKQTSFFKGNFYLPLIALAYLIVLPIVSRYLSHPATYQERERLASMVKQQTSSEDRVYAWDDRPDFYRASERLAPTSLSTPTLYTASDENKTKLMNDLKENQPKMIVVNQKVALWSDVESWLSENYELVQTDTSEFKLYKSK; this comes from the coding sequence ATGAACGTATACGGGAAAATAGATGAGAAACAAGAAGAATCTCATTACCAAGACTGGTCAGTGCCAGAAAAACGAGAAGGAGCTCCCATTCCCTTTTTTAGTATTTTGCTTTGGAGTTTAGTAGCCACAGCCATTTCGGTTGCCCTGCCTTTTATTTTTGGTTTAATCAGTCCGCAACAAAGTCAGGATCTTTATACCGGTTGGGCCTTGCATCAAAATGGTCAAATGTATACAGATTATTTTGGGACGGAGGGATTGCTCTATTATGTGCTAACCTACCTTTTTCAAGGCAGTATTCTGATTGCTTTGGTTGAGTGGTTGGCTTTGTTTGGAGCAGGTGTTTTTCTTTTTAAGGCTGCGGATACTCTTGTCGGCCAAGAAAAGGAAGCGAAACGAGTTGTCTTTATTTTATACTTGCTTGTAGCGGGCCTCGCTTTTGGTGGTGGCTATGCTCTCTTGCTAGCTCTGCCTTTCCTATTTTATTCATTGAGTATCGTTACAAATTATCTCGCTTTTCCAAAGGATGACAAAGGATTTGTACGAGTGGGTATGAGCCTTGCTCTCGCTTTCTTTCTTGCGCCAATCCCAACAGCCTTGTTTGCGGCTGTACTGGCCTTAGGGATTATCGGCTTTAATCTAGGCAAAGGTCACTTTGTTCATGGCCTATATCAGTTCTTTGCGTCAGCCCTAGGATTTTCACTTTTATTCTATCCTTTAGGCTACTATACAGTGTGGACAGGTAGTTTTGGGGATGCCATTAGCCAGACCTTGTATCCGGTAAATACTCTTAGCCTCTTTTCGAACTCGCATTTGCTTGAAAATGCAGCCTTCTATGGCTTGCTTGCTATTGGATTAGGTTCCCTTGGTTTGCTCTTTGCAGGCTTGTTCCAGTCAAAACCAGCCAAGCAATATGCCCTCTCAATTGCTGCTAGCTTGGGATTGATGGTTTCTTTGGGAATCTTGATTCTCTCCAAAGAAACCATCAATGGTACTCGTCTTGTGGTGCTAATTCCTTTCTTGGTCCTGCTCCTTCTGACAGGAATCAAGGAAGATGTTTCGGATGGAGGGAGTCGTCGTAGAAGAAGACGTGAGAAACAAACTTCTTTCTTTAAAGGAAATTTCTATCTACCACTGATTGCCCTTGCCTACCTTATTGTTCTTCCTATTGTGAGTCGCTACCTTTCTCACCCAGCGACTTATCAGGAGAGAGAACGTCTTGCTAGCATGGTCAAACAACAAACGAGTTCTGAGGATCGTGTCTATGCATGGGATGATCGTCCTGATTTCTACCGTGCAAGTGAACGCTTGGCGCCGACTTCTCTATCAACTCCAACACTCTATACTGCAAGCGATGAAAATAAAACCAAACTGATGAATGACCTGAAAGAGAATCAGCCGAAGATGATTGTGGTCAATCAAAAAGTTGCCTTGTGGTCAGATGTAGAGAGCTGGCTCAGTGAAAACTATGAGCTTGTTCAGACAGATACTAGCGAGTTCAAACTTTATAAATCAAAATAA
- the cls gene encoding cardiolipin synthase, with protein sequence MTARKMQLLMSKYGFSITIMLAELFIVFGLFLYLGQMAPILWIILVILVSLATIVSIVNRSMNPESKVTWLLVAFVPVFGPLLYIMFGERRLSKKELKQLKQLQSMVDREDNSRALRLELKEKDKSAYGVIKSLLSMDTNADVYDRTDTQFFSSGESMWCQMLEDLKKAEKFIFLEYYIIEEGLMWNSILEILEEKAAQGVEVKLLYDDIGCMATLPGDYTIQLRSRGIEAHKFNKVIPRLTVAYNNRDHRKIMVIDGQIAYTGGVNLADEYINHIERFGYWKDSGIRLDGPAVKAFTRLFLSAWYINRGEISDFDQYHLENQPKDGMGLCIPYSSGPKPIYRAQVGKTVYQNLINQATDYVYITTPYLIADYDLTESIKNAALRGVDVRIVTPCIPDKKVIQLVTRGAYPDLLSAGVRIYEYSPGFLHSKQMLVDGEAATVGTINFDYRSLLHHYENAVLLYRTQSIIDIERDFEEIFKVSQEIYPHTIKTSWYQSLIKEIVQLFAPML encoded by the coding sequence ATGACAGCTAGAAAAATGCAGCTACTCATGTCCAAATATGGTTTTAGTATTACCATTATGTTGGCAGAGTTGTTTATTGTCTTTGGTTTATTTCTCTATCTAGGGCAGATGGCTCCGATTCTCTGGATTATCCTAGTCATTTTAGTGAGCTTAGCGACTATTGTATCGATTGTCAATCGGTCCATGAATCCTGAGAGTAAGGTAACATGGCTGTTAGTAGCCTTTGTGCCAGTTTTTGGCCCTCTGCTCTATATCATGTTTGGAGAACGTCGTTTATCTAAAAAAGAATTGAAGCAGCTAAAGCAGCTCCAATCAATGGTTGACCGAGAGGACAATAGCAGAGCTCTCCGTTTGGAGTTAAAGGAAAAGGATAAGTCTGCTTATGGAGTTATCAAATCTCTCCTCAGCATGGACACGAATGCAGATGTCTATGATCGAACGGATACACAATTTTTTTCATCTGGTGAAAGCATGTGGTGCCAGATGCTAGAGGATCTCAAGAAAGCAGAGAAGTTTATCTTTCTCGAATACTATATCATCGAAGAAGGTTTGATGTGGAACAGCATTTTAGAAATTTTGGAAGAAAAGGCTGCTCAAGGAGTAGAGGTGAAGCTTCTCTATGATGATATTGGATGTATGGCAACCTTACCTGGGGATTATACTATTCAGCTTCGTAGTCGAGGGATTGAAGCCCATAAATTTAACAAGGTGATTCCGCGCTTAACTGTTGCTTATAACAACCGTGATCACCGTAAAATCATGGTTATCGATGGTCAAATTGCCTATACAGGTGGTGTCAATCTGGCCGATGAGTATATCAACCATATCGAACGCTTTGGTTATTGGAAGGATAGCGGAATTCGTCTGGATGGACCAGCAGTTAAGGCTTTTACCAGACTCTTTTTATCTGCCTGGTACATCAACCGTGGAGAGATTAGTGACTTTGACCAATACCATCTTGAAAATCAGCCCAAAGATGGGATGGGGCTCTGTATTCCCTATAGTAGTGGACCAAAACCCATCTACCGAGCTCAAGTTGGAAAAACGGTCTACCAAAATCTTATCAATCAAGCTACAGATTACGTCTACATCACGACTCCCTATCTGATTGCTGACTATGATCTAACTGAAAGTATCAAAAATGCAGCTCTGAGAGGGGTAGATGTGCGAATTGTGACGCCGTGTATCCCAGATAAGAAGGTTATTCAGTTAGTTACTCGGGGAGCCTATCCAGACTTGTTATCTGCAGGGGTTCGTATTTATGAGTACAGTCCGGGTTTCCTTCATAGTAAGCAAATGCTTGTCGATGGAGAAGCAGCAACAGTGGGAACCATCAATTTTGACTATCGTAGCTTGCTCCACCACTATGAAAATGCCGTCTTGCTTTATAGAACGCAATCTATCATCGATATTGAGAGGGACTTCGAAGAGATTTTTAAAGTTTCTCAAGAAATTTATCCCCACACCATCAAAACCAGCTGGTATCAAAGCCTGATTAAGGAAATTGTCCAGTTGTTTGCACCTATGCTGTAA
- a CDS encoding effector binding domain-containing protein, translating into MFLKIISSISTNNFQDPNMMEKISHLWQEHQKEVEEAFAQGLPIYAVYHDYVSDYKGDYSLSLCSLSDKEDWDFDTSGQTYQVFEVDTSDSKGFLHTWQQIWQAEEARELQRQYSIDFEKYDPDQTVSIFIATPKNG; encoded by the coding sequence ATGTTTTTAAAAATAATCAGTAGTATCTCTACAAATAATTTCCAAGATCCAAACATGATGGAAAAAATTAGCCATCTATGGCAGGAGCACCAGAAAGAAGTAGAGGAGGCATTTGCCCAAGGGCTTCCGATTTATGCAGTCTATCATGATTATGTCAGCGACTACAAGGGGGATTACAGCTTGTCGCTCTGTAGTCTATCCGATAAAGAAGACTGGGATTTTGACACTTCAGGACAAACCTACCAAGTATTTGAGGTGGATACAAGTGATTCAAAAGGTTTTCTCCATACCTGGCAACAAATTTGGCAGGCAGAAGAAGCAAGAGAACTGCAACGTCAGTATAGTATTGATTTTGAAAAATATGATCCAGATCAGACAGTATCTATCTTTATCGCCACCCCCAAAAATGGATAA
- a CDS encoding uridine kinase, which produces MKKKDLIDQLVSEIETGNVKTLGIYGHGASGKSTFAQELYQALDSTTVNLLETDPYITSERHLVIPKQAPDQKVTACLPVAHELASLQRDILALQAGLDILTIDEPWKPSEVLSGSKPILLVEGMSVAFLPKELFDKTICFYTDEETELKRRLARDTTMRNRDASFILASHQMRREQYQRYYRETEFKADILVDQSEDKFKVKMTRII; this is translated from the coding sequence ATGAAGAAAAAAGACTTAATAGACCAACTGGTCTCAGAGATCGAAACGGGAAACGTCAAAACACTGGGGATCTACGGTCACGGTGCATCAGGCAAGTCAACCTTCGCTCAGGAATTATATCAAGCACTAGATTCTACTACAGTAAATTTACTAGAAACAGATCCCTATATCACTTCAGAACGTCACCTGGTAATACCAAAGCAAGCACCTGATCAAAAGGTGACAGCTTGTCTGCCAGTGGCGCATGAACTGGCAAGTTTGCAGAGAGATATTCTCGCCTTGCAGGCAGGCCTGGACATCTTGACGATTGATGAACCTTGGAAGCCAAGCGAAGTCTTATCTGGTTCGAAACCGATACTGCTTGTCGAAGGGATGTCTGTGGCTTTCCTACCCAAGGAACTCTTTGACAAAACTATCTGTTTCTACACGGATGAAGAGACCGAATTAAAGCGGCGCCTAGCTCGAGATACGACTATGAGAAATCGCGATGCTTCCTTTATACTAGCTAGCCATCAGATGAGACGGGAGCAGTATCAGCGTTACTATAGAGAAACCGAGTTTAAAGCAGATATCTTAGTGGATCAATCAGAAGATAAATTCAAAGTCAAAATGACTCGTATTATATAG